In Cololabis saira isolate AMF1-May2022 chromosome 10, fColSai1.1, whole genome shotgun sequence, a single window of DNA contains:
- the bag1 gene encoding BAG family molecular chaperone regulator 1 gives MSAQTITVTVAYGSVKHSITVTSQDDGKSPTVKDLSDALCQATGVPPTSQKLIFKGKSLKDMEENLSIYGIKEGCKLMMIGKRNSPEEEAELKKLKEIEKSLEQTAKKLEMVDGELTGLKNGFLAKDLQAEALSKLDHRVKVAAEQFMKILEQIDAMNIPENFNDCRMKKKGLVKTVQDFLAQCDRIEACISDHLSKIQSKNLALAE, from the exons ATGTCAGCACAAACGATAACTGTGACGGTCGCATACG GCTCAGTCAAGCACAGCATCACAGTAACAAGCCAGGATGATGGGAAGAGCCCCACTGTTAAAGACCTGTCAGATGCTCTCTGTCAAGCTACCGGTGTTCCTCCCACGTCACAGAAACTCATATTTAAAG GAAAGTCGCTTAAGGACATGGAGGAGAATCTCTCCATCTATGGAATAAAAGAAGGATGCAAACTCATGATGATTGGCAAGCGT AACAGTCCAGAGGAAGAAGCTGAACTCAAGAAGCTGAAAGAAATTGAAAAATCATTGGAGCAGACGGCTAAAAAGCTGGAGATGGTAGACGGAGAGTTAACGGGACTGAAAAAT GGTTTCCTAGCGAAAGATCTCCAGGCAGAGGCATTGAGTAAACTGGACCATAGAGTGAAAGTAGCAGCTGAGCAGTTCATGAAGATCCTGGAGCAGATAGATGCCATG AATATCCCAGAAAACTTTAATGactgcaggatgaagaaaaaggGACTCGTAAAGACTGTGCAG GATTTCCTTGCCCAGTGCGACAGAATCGAAGCTTGTATATCAGACCATCTATCAAAGATCCAGTCAAAAAACCTGGCTCTGGCAGAATAG
- the oprk1 gene encoding kappa-type opioid receptor isoform X1 has product MESGVVRIFQEDRCPSGQSGECIPNFTWQPGSSDVFNYTNGTWDSELEPMSPIIPIIVTVYSVVFVVGLVGNCLVMYVIIRYTKMKTATNIYIFNLAVADALVTTTMPFQSTDYLLSSWPFGEVACKVFISIDYYNMFTSIFTLTMMSVDRYVAVCHPVKALDFRTPMKAKIINVIIWVLSSAAGIPAMVLGSTNTNNGTTECALQFPDPYTYWDTLMKICVFIFAFVAPLIIITVCYTLMVLRLKSVRLLSGSREKDRNLRRITRLVLVVVAVFVVCWTPIHIFILVKALSTNVPETTAVMAAYFFCVALGYTNSSLNPILYAFLDENFKRCFRDFCCPGLQGHSDCQGVSRVRSTLRDHTYPTEARGDMRQARPV; this is encoded by the exons atgGAGAGCGGCGTGGTGCGCATCTTCCAGGAGGACAGGTGTCCCTCGGGACAGTCGGGGGAGTGTATTCCCAACTTCACCTGGCAGCCCGGATCATCGGATGTCTTCAACTACACCAATGGCACCTGGGACTCCGAACTCGAGCCCATGTCGCCCATCATCCCCATCATAGTCACTGTGTACTCGGTGGTGTTCGTGGTGGGCTTAGTGGGCAATTGTTTAGTGATGTATGTCATTATCAG ATACACCAAAATGAAGACAGCCACCAACATCTACATCTTCAACCTGGCTGTGGCCGATGCTCTAGTTACTACCACCATGCCCTTCCAGAGCACCGACTACCTGCTCAGCTCCTGGCCGTTTGGGGAGGTGGCGTGCAAAGTCTTCATCTCTATCGATTACTACAACATGTTCACCAGCATCTTCACCTTGACCATGATGAGCGTGGATCGCTACGTGGCTGTGTGCCATCCCGTTAAGGCCCTGGATTTCCGCACTCCTATGAAGGCAAAGATCATCAATGTGATCATCTGGGTGCTGTCGTCAGCTGCTGGGATTCCTGCCATGGTGCTAGGAAGCACTAATACCAATAACG GGACTACAGAATGTGCTTTACAGTTCCCAGATCCCTACACCTACTGGGACACCCTGATGAAGATCTGTGTCTTCATCTTTGCCTTCGTGGCCCCGCTCATAATCATCACCGTCTGCTACACGCTGATGGTTTTGCGACTAAAGAGCGTGCGCCTCCTGTCAGGCTCTCGCGAGAAGGACCGCAACCTGCGTCGGATCACCCGTCTGGTGCTGGTGGTCGTGGCCGTCTTCGTGGTCTGCTGGACACCCATCCACATCTTCATCCTGGTCAAAGCGCTGTCCACCAACGTCCCCGAGACCACCGCCGTCATGGCCGCCTACTTCTTCTGCGTAGCGTTGGGCTACACCAACAGCAGCCTCAACCCCATCCTCTATGCTTTCCTGGATGAGAACTTCAAGAGGTGCTTCAGAGACTTTTGCTGCCCAGGACTGCAGGGACACAGTGACTGCCAGGGAGTGAGCAGAGTGAGAAGTACCTTGCGAGATCACACCTACCCCACCGAAGCTCGGGGGGACATGAGACAGGCCAGGCCCGTATGA
- the LOC133452000 gene encoding charged multivesicular body protein 5-like: protein MNRIFGRGKPKAPPPNLSDCIGTVDARSESIEKKVARLDAELLKYKDQMKKMRDGPSKNMVKQKAMRVLKQKRMYESQREQLAQQSFNMEQANYTIQSLKDTKTTVDAMKIGAKEMKKAYKDVKVDQIDDLQDQLEDMMEEANEVQESLSRSYGTPEIDDEDLEAELDALGDELLLDDDSSYLDDASAAPSIPEGVPSDSKTNKDGVLVDEFGLPQIPAT, encoded by the exons ATGAACAGAATATTTGGACGCGGGAAGCCCAAAGCGCCTCCTCCGAATCTGTCGGACTGTATCGGCACA GTGGACGCCAGGTCAGAGTCCATAGAAAAGAAAGTAGCGCGCTTAGATGCTGAACTTTTGAAATACAAGGATCAGATGAAAAAGATGAGAGACGGGCCCTCAAAG AATATGGTGAAGCAGAAGGCGATGAGAGTCCTGAAGCAGAAGAGAAT GTATGAAAGTCAGCGGGAGCAGCTGGCTCAGCAGTCGTTTAACATGGAGCAGGCGAACTACACCATCCAGAGCTTAAAAGACACCAAAACAACA GTAGATGCCATGAAGATTGGTgcaaaggaaatgaaaaaggcCTACAAGGACGTCAAAGTTGATCAGATTGAC GATTTACAGGACCAGCTGGAAGACATGATGGAGGAAGCAAACGAGGTGCAGGAATCCCTGAGCCGAAGTTACGGCACTCCAGAGATTGACGACGAGGATCTGGAAGCGG AGCTGGATGCGCTAGGTGATGAGCTGCTCCTGGACGATGACAGCTCCTACTTGGATGATGCCTCAGCTGCCCCATCGATCCCAGAGGGAGTCCCCAGTGACAGCAAGACAAACAAG GATGGTGTTTTAGTGGATGAGTTCGGACTGCCGCAGATTCCCGCCACATAA
- the oprk1 gene encoding kappa-type opioid receptor isoform X2, translated as MESGVVRIFQEDRCPSGQSGECIPNFTWQPGSSDVFNYTNGTWDSELEPMSPIIPIIVTVYSVVFVVGLVGNCLVMYVIIRYTKMKTATNIYIFNLAVADALVTTTMPFQSTDYLLSSWPFGEVACKVFISIDYYNMFTSIFTLTMMSVDRYVAVCHPVKALDFRTPMKAKIINVIIWVLSSAAGIPAMVLGSTNTNNGKYFRTTECALQFPDPYTYWDTLMKICVFIFAFVAPLIIITVCYTLMVLRLKSVRLLSGSREKDRNLRRITRLVLVVVAVFVVCWTPIHIFILVKALSTNVPETTAVMAAYFFCVALGYTNSSLNPILYAFLDENFKRCFRDFCCPGLQGHSDCQGVSRVRSTLRDHTYPTEARGDMRQARPV; from the exons atgGAGAGCGGCGTGGTGCGCATCTTCCAGGAGGACAGGTGTCCCTCGGGACAGTCGGGGGAGTGTATTCCCAACTTCACCTGGCAGCCCGGATCATCGGATGTCTTCAACTACACCAATGGCACCTGGGACTCCGAACTCGAGCCCATGTCGCCCATCATCCCCATCATAGTCACTGTGTACTCGGTGGTGTTCGTGGTGGGCTTAGTGGGCAATTGTTTAGTGATGTATGTCATTATCAG ATACACCAAAATGAAGACAGCCACCAACATCTACATCTTCAACCTGGCTGTGGCCGATGCTCTAGTTACTACCACCATGCCCTTCCAGAGCACCGACTACCTGCTCAGCTCCTGGCCGTTTGGGGAGGTGGCGTGCAAAGTCTTCATCTCTATCGATTACTACAACATGTTCACCAGCATCTTCACCTTGACCATGATGAGCGTGGATCGCTACGTGGCTGTGTGCCATCCCGTTAAGGCCCTGGATTTCCGCACTCCTATGAAGGCAAAGATCATCAATGTGATCATCTGGGTGCTGTCGTCAGCTGCTGGGATTCCTGCCATGGTGCTAGGAAGCACTAATACCAATAACG GTAAGTATTTTA GGACTACAGAATGTGCTTTACAGTTCCCAGATCCCTACACCTACTGGGACACCCTGATGAAGATCTGTGTCTTCATCTTTGCCTTCGTGGCCCCGCTCATAATCATCACCGTCTGCTACACGCTGATGGTTTTGCGACTAAAGAGCGTGCGCCTCCTGTCAGGCTCTCGCGAGAAGGACCGCAACCTGCGTCGGATCACCCGTCTGGTGCTGGTGGTCGTGGCCGTCTTCGTGGTCTGCTGGACACCCATCCACATCTTCATCCTGGTCAAAGCGCTGTCCACCAACGTCCCCGAGACCACCGCCGTCATGGCCGCCTACTTCTTCTGCGTAGCGTTGGGCTACACCAACAGCAGCCTCAACCCCATCCTCTATGCTTTCCTGGATGAGAACTTCAAGAGGTGCTTCAGAGACTTTTGCTGCCCAGGACTGCAGGGACACAGTGACTGCCAGGGAGTGAGCAGAGTGAGAAGTACCTTGCGAGATCACACCTACCCCACCGAAGCTCGGGGGGACATGAGACAGGCCAGGCCCGTATGA
- the oprk1 gene encoding kappa-type opioid receptor isoform X3: MESGVVRIFQEDRCPSGQSGECIPNFTWQPGSSDVFNYTNGTWDSELEPMSPIIPIIVTVYSVVFVVGLVGNCLVMYVIIRYTKMKTATNIYIFNLAVADALVTTTMPFQSTDYLLSSWPFGEVACKVFISIDYYNMFTSIFTLTMMSVDRYVAVCHPVKALDFRTPMKAKIINVIIWVLSSAAGIPAMVLGSTNTNNVGEPRTTECALQFPDPYTYWDTLMKICVFIFAFVAPLIIITVCYTLMVLRLKSVRLLSGSREKDRNLRRITRLVLVVVAVFVVCWTPIHIFILVKALSTNVPETTAVMAAYFFCVALGYTNSSLNPILYAFLDENFKRCFRDFCCPGLQGHSDCQGVSRVRSTLRDHTYPTEARGDMRQARPV, translated from the exons atgGAGAGCGGCGTGGTGCGCATCTTCCAGGAGGACAGGTGTCCCTCGGGACAGTCGGGGGAGTGTATTCCCAACTTCACCTGGCAGCCCGGATCATCGGATGTCTTCAACTACACCAATGGCACCTGGGACTCCGAACTCGAGCCCATGTCGCCCATCATCCCCATCATAGTCACTGTGTACTCGGTGGTGTTCGTGGTGGGCTTAGTGGGCAATTGTTTAGTGATGTATGTCATTATCAG ATACACCAAAATGAAGACAGCCACCAACATCTACATCTTCAACCTGGCTGTGGCCGATGCTCTAGTTACTACCACCATGCCCTTCCAGAGCACCGACTACCTGCTCAGCTCCTGGCCGTTTGGGGAGGTGGCGTGCAAAGTCTTCATCTCTATCGATTACTACAACATGTTCACCAGCATCTTCACCTTGACCATGATGAGCGTGGATCGCTACGTGGCTGTGTGCCATCCCGTTAAGGCCCTGGATTTCCGCACTCCTATGAAGGCAAAGATCATCAATGTGATCATCTGGGTGCTGTCGTCAGCTGCTGGGATTCCTGCCATGGTGCTAGGAAGCACTAATACCAATAACG TGGGTGAGCCCA GGACTACAGAATGTGCTTTACAGTTCCCAGATCCCTACACCTACTGGGACACCCTGATGAAGATCTGTGTCTTCATCTTTGCCTTCGTGGCCCCGCTCATAATCATCACCGTCTGCTACACGCTGATGGTTTTGCGACTAAAGAGCGTGCGCCTCCTGTCAGGCTCTCGCGAGAAGGACCGCAACCTGCGTCGGATCACCCGTCTGGTGCTGGTGGTCGTGGCCGTCTTCGTGGTCTGCTGGACACCCATCCACATCTTCATCCTGGTCAAAGCGCTGTCCACCAACGTCCCCGAGACCACCGCCGTCATGGCCGCCTACTTCTTCTGCGTAGCGTTGGGCTACACCAACAGCAGCCTCAACCCCATCCTCTATGCTTTCCTGGATGAGAACTTCAAGAGGTGCTTCAGAGACTTTTGCTGCCCAGGACTGCAGGGACACAGTGACTGCCAGGGAGTGAGCAGAGTGAGAAGTACCTTGCGAGATCACACCTACCCCACCGAAGCTCGGGGGGACATGAGACAGGCCAGGCCCGTATGA
- the myl12.2 gene encoding myosin, light chain 12, genome duplicate 2 has protein sequence MSSKRAKGKNTKKRPQRATSNVFAMFDQSQIQEFKEAFNMIDQNRDGFIDKEDLHDMLASLGKNPTDEYLEAMMNEAPGPINFTMFLTMFGEKLNGTDPEDVIRNAFACFDEEGTGLIQEEYLRELLTTMGDRFTDEEVDELFREAPIDKKGNFNYVAFTRILKHGAKDKDD, from the exons ATGTCAAGCAAAAGGGCCAAGGGGAAGAACACGAAGAAGCGTCCTCAGCGGGCCACCTCCAATGTGTTTGCTATGTTTGATCAGTCTCAAATCCAGGAGTTCAAGGAGGCTTTCAACATGATTGATCAGAACAGAGATGGCTTTATTGACAAAGAAGACCTTCATGACATGCTTGCCTCATTAG GTAAAAACCCTACTGATGAGTACCTGGAGGCTATGATGAATGAAGCACCGGGCCCAATCAACTTCACCATGTTTCTGACCATGTTTGGGGAGAAACTTAATGGCACAGATCCAGAAGATGTGATTCGTAATGCGTTTGCCTGCTTTGATGAAGAGGGAACAG GTTTGATCCAGGAGGAGTACCTGAGGGAACTGCTCACTACGATGGGTGACAGGTTCACAGACGAAGAGGTGGATGAGCTCTTCCGCGAGGCGCCCATTGACAAGAAAGGAAACTTCAACTATGTAGCATTTACACGTATTCTAAAACACGGTGCAAAGGACAAGGATGATTAG
- the oprk1 gene encoding kappa-type opioid receptor isoform X4: MESGVVRIFQEDRCPSGQSGECIPNFTWQPGSSDVFNYTNGTWDSELEPMSPIIPIIVTVYSVVFVVGLVGNCLVMYVIIRYTKMKTATNIYIFNLAVADALVTTTMPFQSTDYLLSSWPFGEVACKVFISIDYYNMFTSIFTLTMMSVDRYVAVCHPVKALDFRTPMKAKIINVIIWVLSSAAGIPAMVLGSTNTNNVSDHIIKCALQFPDPYTYWDTLMKICVFIFAFVAPLIIITVCYTLMVLRLKSVRLLSGSREKDRNLRRITRLVLVVVAVFVVCWTPIHIFILVKALSTNVPETTAVMAAYFFCVALGYTNSSLNPILYAFLDENFKRCFRDFCCPGLQGHSDCQGVSRVRSTLRDHTYPTEARGDMRQARPV, encoded by the exons atgGAGAGCGGCGTGGTGCGCATCTTCCAGGAGGACAGGTGTCCCTCGGGACAGTCGGGGGAGTGTATTCCCAACTTCACCTGGCAGCCCGGATCATCGGATGTCTTCAACTACACCAATGGCACCTGGGACTCCGAACTCGAGCCCATGTCGCCCATCATCCCCATCATAGTCACTGTGTACTCGGTGGTGTTCGTGGTGGGCTTAGTGGGCAATTGTTTAGTGATGTATGTCATTATCAG ATACACCAAAATGAAGACAGCCACCAACATCTACATCTTCAACCTGGCTGTGGCCGATGCTCTAGTTACTACCACCATGCCCTTCCAGAGCACCGACTACCTGCTCAGCTCCTGGCCGTTTGGGGAGGTGGCGTGCAAAGTCTTCATCTCTATCGATTACTACAACATGTTCACCAGCATCTTCACCTTGACCATGATGAGCGTGGATCGCTACGTGGCTGTGTGCCATCCCGTTAAGGCCCTGGATTTCCGCACTCCTATGAAGGCAAAGATCATCAATGTGATCATCTGGGTGCTGTCGTCAGCTGCTGGGATTCCTGCCATGGTGCTAGGAAGCACTAATACCAATAACG TCAGTGACCACATTATTA AATGTGCTTTACAGTTCCCAGATCCCTACACCTACTGGGACACCCTGATGAAGATCTGTGTCTTCATCTTTGCCTTCGTGGCCCCGCTCATAATCATCACCGTCTGCTACACGCTGATGGTTTTGCGACTAAAGAGCGTGCGCCTCCTGTCAGGCTCTCGCGAGAAGGACCGCAACCTGCGTCGGATCACCCGTCTGGTGCTGGTGGTCGTGGCCGTCTTCGTGGTCTGCTGGACACCCATCCACATCTTCATCCTGGTCAAAGCGCTGTCCACCAACGTCCCCGAGACCACCGCCGTCATGGCCGCCTACTTCTTCTGCGTAGCGTTGGGCTACACCAACAGCAGCCTCAACCCCATCCTCTATGCTTTCCTGGATGAGAACTTCAAGAGGTGCTTCAGAGACTTTTGCTGCCCAGGACTGCAGGGACACAGTGACTGCCAGGGAGTGAGCAGAGTGAGAAGTACCTTGCGAGATCACACCTACCCCACCGAAGCTCGGGGGGACATGAGACAGGCCAGGCCCGTATGA
- the oprk1 gene encoding kappa-type opioid receptor isoform X5 produces MESGVVRIFQEDRCPSGQSGECIPNFTWQPGSSDVFNYTNGTWDSELEPMSPIIPIIVTVYSVVFVVGLVGNCLVMYVIIRYTKMKTATNIYIFNLAVADALVTTTMPFQSTDYLLSSWPFGEVACKVFISIDYYNMFTSIFTLTMMSVDRYVAVCHPVKALDFRTPMKAKIINVIIWVLSSAAGIPAMVLGSTNTNNDGNQGKCALQFPDPYTYWDTLMKICVFIFAFVAPLIIITVCYTLMVLRLKSVRLLSGSREKDRNLRRITRLVLVVVAVFVVCWTPIHIFILVKALSTNVPETTAVMAAYFFCVALGYTNSSLNPILYAFLDENFKRCFRDFCCPGLQGHSDCQGVSRVRSTLRDHTYPTEARGDMRQARPV; encoded by the exons atgGAGAGCGGCGTGGTGCGCATCTTCCAGGAGGACAGGTGTCCCTCGGGACAGTCGGGGGAGTGTATTCCCAACTTCACCTGGCAGCCCGGATCATCGGATGTCTTCAACTACACCAATGGCACCTGGGACTCCGAACTCGAGCCCATGTCGCCCATCATCCCCATCATAGTCACTGTGTACTCGGTGGTGTTCGTGGTGGGCTTAGTGGGCAATTGTTTAGTGATGTATGTCATTATCAG ATACACCAAAATGAAGACAGCCACCAACATCTACATCTTCAACCTGGCTGTGGCCGATGCTCTAGTTACTACCACCATGCCCTTCCAGAGCACCGACTACCTGCTCAGCTCCTGGCCGTTTGGGGAGGTGGCGTGCAAAGTCTTCATCTCTATCGATTACTACAACATGTTCACCAGCATCTTCACCTTGACCATGATGAGCGTGGATCGCTACGTGGCTGTGTGCCATCCCGTTAAGGCCCTGGATTTCCGCACTCCTATGAAGGCAAAGATCATCAATGTGATCATCTGGGTGCTGTCGTCAGCTGCTGGGATTCCTGCCATGGTGCTAGGAAGCACTAATACCAATAACG atgggaaccagggaa AATGTGCTTTACAGTTCCCAGATCCCTACACCTACTGGGACACCCTGATGAAGATCTGTGTCTTCATCTTTGCCTTCGTGGCCCCGCTCATAATCATCACCGTCTGCTACACGCTGATGGTTTTGCGACTAAAGAGCGTGCGCCTCCTGTCAGGCTCTCGCGAGAAGGACCGCAACCTGCGTCGGATCACCCGTCTGGTGCTGGTGGTCGTGGCCGTCTTCGTGGTCTGCTGGACACCCATCCACATCTTCATCCTGGTCAAAGCGCTGTCCACCAACGTCCCCGAGACCACCGCCGTCATGGCCGCCTACTTCTTCTGCGTAGCGTTGGGCTACACCAACAGCAGCCTCAACCCCATCCTCTATGCTTTCCTGGATGAGAACTTCAAGAGGTGCTTCAGAGACTTTTGCTGCCCAGGACTGCAGGGACACAGTGACTGCCAGGGAGTGAGCAGAGTGAGAAGTACCTTGCGAGATCACACCTACCCCACCGAAGCTCGGGGGGACATGAGACAGGCCAGGCCCGTATGA